CAGTAGCTTTGATCCACTGTTGCAGTTCGGTTGCATCGGTACCTGCAGCCAGCTCCTGGGCTTTTATCAGCAGGAAGGTTTTTTTATTGGAGATGATATCGCCGCCTACCTGCTTGCCAAATTTATCAGGATCGCCGTAAACGTCCAGAATATCATCCTGCAGTTGGAAGGCAATACCCAATTGCTCGCCAAAGGTGTAAAGCAGGCTGGCATCGGTTTCGCTGGCGCCACCTATAATGGCGCCTATTTTAAGTGCTCCACCCAGCAATACAGCCGTTTTCAGACGAATCATATCAATATATTCTTCGGCCGATACATCGCTGCGGGTTTCAAAGCTCATGTCAAATTGCTGGCCCTCGCAAACGCCGGTGGCGGTCTCGTTAAAGATGTTCATAATGCGGCGCAGTACCGCGTCAGGCACCTGTAGCATCAGCTTATTGGCTTCCACCATCATGGCGTCGCCGCTTAATATGGCTACATTCTGGTCCCAAAGCTCGTGCACGGTGGCTTTGCCACGGCGCAGGGGGGCCTTGTCCATAATGTCGTCATGCATCAGGGTAAAGTTGTGGAATACTTCTATTGCCAATGCCGCTTTAACCGCTTGCTGTACATCGCCGCCAAAAATATCGCAGGCCATCAGCAGCAGCGCAGGGCGCAAGCGTTTGCCGCCCAGCGACATAATGTAGGTAATGGGCTTATATAAATCGGCCGGTTTTTCGGGGTAGCTTAACTGGCCAACCGCATCATGTATCAGGTCTTGTAATTCTTCGAGGGTCTTCATCAAAAATCGTGTGCCGCGCTTAATCCTGTATCAGCGTAAAATCTATTTGTTTTTTGGTGAGGTCTACGTTTTTAACTTTAATGCGCACTTCGTCGCCCAGTTGGTATACCTTCTTTTTACGCTGGCCAATAATGGCGTAGTTTTTCTCGTCTAAGGTATAAAAATCATCTGCAATATCGCGCAGGCGTATCATGCCCTCGCATTTATTTTCAATAATCTCCACATACATGCCCCACTCGGTAACGCCCGAAATGATGCCGTTGTAGATGGTGCCGATCTGATCTTTCAGGTATTCGGCCTGTTTATATTTCACCGAGGCGCGCTCTGCATCAGCTGCTTTTTTCTCCATAGCCGAGCTGTGTTTACACAGCACCTCATAATGCTCTGCATTGGCTGATTGACCGCCATTTAAATAATGGAACAACAAACGGTGTACCATCACATCCGGGTAACGACGGATAGGCGAGGTAAAGTGCGTATAATGATCAAAAGCCAAGCCATAGTGACTGCTGCTTTTGGTGGTATAAATAGCCTTCGCCATGCTGCGGATGGCCAGGTGAGTAAGTACGTTTTGTTCTTTTTTACCCTCCACATCCTCCATCAGGAAGTTGAGCGAGCGGGCAATCTCTTTATCGCTCTTGGTGTTGATCTTATAACCAAAACGGGCCGCAAATTGTGCAAAGTTGCCCAGCGTTTCGGGGTTTGGCGCATCGTGCGTGCGGTAAACAAAGGTGTATTTGTTTTTGCCCTTGCCCTTTTTGCTCACAAACTCGGCCACCTTGCGGTTGGCCAGCAGCATAAAGTCCTCAATCAGTTTATGGGCATCTTTACGCTCTTTTACATAAACGCCAATGGGTTTACCTTTTTCATCAAGCTTGAATTTTACCTCGGTGGTTTCAAAGCTGATGGCGCCATGTTTAAACTTGGCTTCGCGCAGTTTGTAGGCCAGTGCGTTCAGGTTCAGTATTTCTTCGGAGTACTCGCCTGCCTGGTCTTCAATAATTTGTTGTACCTCCTCATAAGTAAAGCGGCGGTCTGAGTGGATGATGGTTTTGCCATACCACTCGTTCACAATGTGGGCCTGCTCGTCCAGTTCAAACACAGCGGCAAAGCACAGTTTGTCTTCATGTGGACGAAGGGAGCATAAGCCGTTGCTCAGGCGTTCAGGAAGCATCGGGATCACCCGGTCTACCAGGTAAACCGAAGTTGCGCGCTCATAAGCCTCTTTATCCAAAGCTGAATCTGGGATGATGTAATGACCCACATCGGCAATGTGTACACCTACCTCAACGTTGCCGTTCTCCAGCTTGCGGTAGGAGAGGGCATCGTCAAAATCTTTGGCATCAAATGGGTCGATAGTGAAAGTCAGTGTTTGGCGGAAATCGCGGCGTTTGGCAATTTCTTCCGAGCTGATCACGTCTGGTATTTCTTCGGCTTCACGCTCAACTTCGGCAGGGAACGACAGCGGGAAACCATAGTCGGCCAGAATGGCGTTCATCTCGGTATCGTTCTCGCCCTGCTCGCCCAGTACATGTTTTACGCGGCCGACCGGATTCTTGGCACCGGCAGGCCAATCGGTAATTTCGGCTACAGCCTTGATACCGTTGTGTGCGCCGTTCAGCTCGCTAAGCGGGATGAATATATCGTGCATCATCTTCCTGTCGTCTGGGATCAGGAAGGCATATTTGTCAGAGGTTTTGATGATGCCCGTAAACTCCATACGTGCCCGCTGGATGATCTCAATGATCTCGCCCTCTTTGCGGCGGCCTTTGCTTTTGGCATATACGTATACTTTCACACGGTCGCCATGCAGTGCGTTGCGTAGTTTACGGGGAGCAACGAAGATGTCGTTCTCGTCCTCATCGTCAGTCACAATAAAGGCCGAGCCATCGGCAGTCATATCCACCTTGCCTTCCACAAAAGTTTTCAGCTCGATGAGTTGGAACTTGCCGGGCGACAGCTCTTTCAGTACGCTTTTAAAAGCCTCGTCTTTCAGTATCTCGAGGATCACCTGGCGTTGTTCAGGATCATTTATATTAAGGGTAGCAGATACCTGCTTGTAGTTCAATGGGTTATTTCCGGTCTTCTCAAAAACGTCCAGCACCATCTGGGTGAGTACGGCTTTTATAGAAGAGTTGTTTTTCTTTCTAGACATAGATTTTATTAATGAGCGCAAAGATACATTTTAATCATGTGCGAGTATGCAGCTGCGCGGATGTGCAAATGGTTTATGATTGTTTGAAGATAAACAATAAGCGACGATAAATGTGTGGGTGTTTGGGAATATCTGGCAGGAGCCACAAATATGTGGCTCTACAAGAAAAGGCAATAAAAGAGTAGAGCCACATATTTGTGGCTCCTTATATCATGGTTTTTGCAAAAATGACAATGGGTCTGTAAGACGAAGAAACCGCCGCTCATTAATTGACCAGCGTAAACTGAATATAGAAGCCCCGGCGACATAACAGCCAACTACGCAAAGGCCAAATAGGGCGGTCAATCTTCCTAAACCCTTTATTGCTTCGGGTAGCCCGATAAAATAGAACATATCGAAAGCAACCGGCGTAAATAACATTGCGCCAAACAAAAGGCCACCGGTCTGAAAAACAAATTTTCCGTACCCGCTTTTGCGCGTCAACTCCCATTTTTTTACAAAAGATGCGTTACGTACATCTTTAAAAGTGAGTCCTTTTGCTTTTAACGCTTTATAGCTTTTATATCTGGCTAAGCAGCTGAATGCGACTATCAGGCCGATGTAGCCAATTAGCAAAATGTTGCCTAGCCACGGGTATTTGGAAGATAATAGCCAAAGAAAAAAGCCGCATCCAAGAGCGACTTTTTCCGAATTATCTTTAATGTATTTAATCAGTTGTTGCACTGGGTTAACTATACAATCGCTTCCAGCATCTTAATATAAATCTCAATCCCTTCACGAATCTCATCAACAAAAACAAACTCATCTGCTGTGTGCGAACGGGCAGAATCGCCGGGACCGATTTTTAGCGACGGGATATCCAGCAGCGATTGATCGGACGTGGTGGGCGAGCCGTAAGTATTTCTGCCCAGGGCGATACCAGCCTGAACTATTGGATGTTGTTTATCAATTGACGATGGTTTCAGACGGATAGAGCGCGGTTTAACCTCGCAGGTAACATGCTCGCGGATGATGTCCAGCACTTCCTCGTTACGGTACGCATCCGTTACGCGCACATCAACCGTAAACACACAGCTTGCTGGCACCACATTATGCTGCGAGCCGGCGTTGATGATAGTCACCGACATTTTTACTGGGCCAAAAACCTCGCTCTCTTTCGGGAAGCGGAAATTGCGGAACCACTCGATATCTGTTAACGCTTTATAGATGGCATTCTCACCTTCTTCGCGTGCGGCGTGACCAGCTTTGCCATGGGCGGTGCAATCCAGTACCATCAGTCCTTTTTCGGCAATAGCCAGGTGCATCTGGGTAGGTTCGCCTACAATGCCAAAGGCTAGGTCGCCTAGGTCGGGGATGATAAGTTCGAGACCGTTAACACCCGAGATTTCTTCCTCGGCCGTGGTGGCCAGGCAGAAATTATATTTCAGATCAGCACGATCATAAAAATGCAGGAATGTAGCGATAAGCGATACCAGGCATCCGCCGGCATCGTTACTGCCCAGACCATATAAAATGCCGTCTTCAATAGCCGCATCAAACGGATCGCGGGTGTAGCCCGAGTTGGGTTTTACCGTGTCGTGATGCGAGTTAAGCAGGATGGTTGGTTTTGCCGGATCAAAATGCTTGTTGCGCGCCCAGATGTTATTGAGCTTGCGTTCGGTTTTTATTCCCTGCAGATCCAGGAAATGTTCAATCACATCCCCGGTTTTGTCTTCTTCGCGACTAAACGAAGGGATGCGTATCAACTGTTGCAGCAGGCCCACAGCCTGACCGTGTAAATAATCAATGTTTGCCATAAGTATAGGCTGAAGCCCGAACAAATATAGAAAAACGGATGAACCAAGAGCAAAGGATTTAGAACCAGGATTTAACGAATTTTTAGGATTTGCAGGATTTTTATATTGATCACAGGGAACACAGAGATCAAAAGCTCATTTTACGCTACGCTTAGTGTTCTTAGTGATTTAGCTAAGACGATGATATGTATCCTGTAAATCCTAAAAATTCGTTAAATCCTGGTTCTTAATTCTGTTTCCCGACTTTTTTTATCTTTGCCCTTCAAATATTTACTCTTACTAAAATGAATTTTGTTGAAGAACTGCGCTGGCGCGGAATGCTGCATGATATAATGCCCGGAACCGAGGATTTACTGAATAAAGGTATGGCTTCTGGTTATATAGGCTATGATCCAACAGCAGACTCGCTGCATGTGGGCCACCTTACCCAGATCATGACGCTGATCCATTTTCAGCGCGCAGGTCATAAACCATATGCCCTGGTGGGCGGCGCAACCGGCATGGTGGGCGATCCATCAGGCAAATCTGCCGAGCGTAACCTGCTGAGCGAAGATGTGTTGCAACATAACCTGGCCTGCATTAAAGAGCAGCTGTCAAAATTCTTGAATTTTGATTGCGGTGCTAACAGTGCCGAGATGGTGAATAACTACGATTGGTTTAAAGATTTCAGTTTCCTGCACTTCATTCGTGATGTAGGCAAGCACATCACTGTAAACTATATGATGGCCAAAGATTCGGTTAAAAACCGTTTGAATGGCGATACCGGTATGAGCTTTACCGAGTTTACTTATCAGTTGGTGCAGGGTTACGATTTTTACTATCTGTGGAAAC
This region of Mucilaginibacter yixingensis genomic DNA includes:
- the rnr gene encoding ribonuclease R translates to MSRKKNNSSIKAVLTQMVLDVFEKTGNNPLNYKQVSATLNINDPEQRQVILEILKDEAFKSVLKELSPGKFQLIELKTFVEGKVDMTADGSAFIVTDDEDENDIFVAPRKLRNALHGDRVKVYVYAKSKGRRKEGEIIEIIQRARMEFTGIIKTSDKYAFLIPDDRKMMHDIFIPLSELNGAHNGIKAVAEITDWPAGAKNPVGRVKHVLGEQGENDTEMNAILADYGFPLSFPAEVEREAEEIPDVISSEEIAKRRDFRQTLTFTIDPFDAKDFDDALSYRKLENGNVEVGVHIADVGHYIIPDSALDKEAYERATSVYLVDRVIPMLPERLSNGLCSLRPHEDKLCFAAVFELDEQAHIVNEWYGKTIIHSDRRFTYEEVQQIIEDQAGEYSEEILNLNALAYKLREAKFKHGAISFETTEVKFKLDEKGKPIGVYVKERKDAHKLIEDFMLLANRKVAEFVSKKGKGKNKYTFVYRTHDAPNPETLGNFAQFAARFGYKINTKSDKEIARSLNFLMEDVEGKKEQNVLTHLAIRSMAKAIYTTKSSSHYGLAFDHYTHFTSPIRRYPDVMVHRLLFHYLNGGQSANAEHYEVLCKHSSAMEKKAADAERASVKYKQAEYLKDQIGTIYNGIISGVTEWGMYVEIIENKCEGMIRLRDIADDFYTLDEKNYAIIGQRKKKVYQLGDEVRIKVKNVDLTKKQIDFTLIQD
- a CDS encoding polyprenyl synthetase family protein, which encodes MKTLEELQDLIHDAVGQLSYPEKPADLYKPITYIMSLGGKRLRPALLLMACDIFGGDVQQAVKAALAIEVFHNFTLMHDDIMDKAPLRRGKATVHELWDQNVAILSGDAMMVEANKLMLQVPDAVLRRIMNIFNETATGVCEGQQFDMSFETRSDVSAEEYIDMIRLKTAVLLGGALKIGAIIGGASETDASLLYTFGEQLGIAFQLQDDILDVYGDPDKFGKQVGGDIISNKKTFLLIKAQELAAGTDATELQQWIKATEFDAEAKVAAVTGIYNNLNIRTLASDAMATYAERAFAALDAINLPAENKQYLRMFADSLMVREY
- a CDS encoding M20 family metallo-hydrolase, which produces MANIDYLHGQAVGLLQQLIRIPSFSREEDKTGDVIEHFLDLQGIKTERKLNNIWARNKHFDPAKPTILLNSHHDTVKPNSGYTRDPFDAAIEDGILYGLGSNDAGGCLVSLIATFLHFYDRADLKYNFCLATTAEEEISGVNGLELIIPDLGDLAFGIVGEPTQMHLAIAEKGLMVLDCTAHGKAGHAAREEGENAIYKALTDIEWFRNFRFPKESEVFGPVKMSVTIINAGSQHNVVPASCVFTVDVRVTDAYRNEEVLDIIREHVTCEVKPRSIRLKPSSIDKQHPIVQAGIALGRNTYGSPTTSDQSLLDIPSLKIGPGDSARSHTADEFVFVDEIREGIEIYIKMLEAIV